The Panthera tigris isolate Pti1 chromosome A1, P.tigris_Pti1_mat1.1, whole genome shotgun sequence region GGAAGatcatggttcttttttttttttaagtgtatttatttattttgagaaagagaaagtaggagtaggggaggagcagagagagggagagagagagaatcccaagcaggctttttgaggtcagtgcagagctggatgtgaggctcaaactcatgaactgtgagatcatgacctaagccaaactcagacgcttaacaagctgagccacccaggtgctccagaatcATGGTTCTTAATGGATAGCAGCCCTGCACACATGAACCACACCTGAAGATGACCAGAAGAGGAACAGGACCAGGGATCCCTGAAAGTTCTCCTTGCTTCAGGAGAAACCTGAGAAATCAGTCTGTATCTTTAAGACTGGCATCTCCTCTGCAATCTCTCCCAGAGGGCTGCCACTGCTCATGCTACCAGCCCAGGCAGATTGTGTGCTGCTTGCCAGGACGTCCAGTACCATCCACCACTCTGGGGCCTGAGGGAGGAGGCCAGAGTACAAAGGAACCTGAGAAGACATTCTTGGAGGAAGGCAGTAAAGGATATAAAAGGAACAGTCTAGTATTAGGTGATACTTAACAGCACAGGCCCTAGTCAAATCCACCACTCCATCCTGACCAGGTGGGTGATTTGGGGCAAGGGAATCTCTATGTGCCCATTTCGTCACCTCTAAAACAGGAGCAGTTCTTACCACCCACAAttgctttgaggattaaatgagttgatattAATCACAGAGTGCTCAGAACAAGCCACCTGGTGAATAACTGTTTAATACATTTAGTGCTAAGAACATGGAGTTTGGCAGCCAATGTGTTGTGTCAGGCAGGATCCGGTGCTGCACTGGTCCTCTTTTCCTATCTGCAAATCATGGATAATGAGCATCTCCCTCCCAAAACAGAGTTAAGTAATCCATCTAGGAGCACATGGGAAGACAAAACTAGTTCTACAAACATCTGAAAGTTTAAAATGAATGTCTGACCCTGGTTCCCATAGCACACTCCACATTCCTAAGCCCAGGAAAAAGGCGGCCAGAGTTGCTCCCTTTGTGCCCAGGTGACCCCATTCACTCCACAGCTCACATGTGTAAAGCTCCAGAATGGTATCTGTCAGCAAAGCCACCTACTCAGGGTTTTAAATCCACtaatgaatcattaaaaaaagtaaaaatagtgaAGAACAGAAACTCTCAATGTATTACACATAAGTTTTAGGAAATGTTTATCAGTTACATGTATATTGTAGGTGGCAATAAAAGGCATTCTCACTGGGATCATGGTCAGGACTCTGAGTGCCACTGCCAGAGCTTACCTGGTATCAGCTCTGCATCCAGAgctcagggccagggccaggaggaTGCCCAGGAAATGCATGACCACCAGGGGGCACCCAGCACACAGCACCCACTCTGTCAGGGACTGCCAGGGTTCTCAGGCCAGGCTTTCAGGCTGACAGCAAGCTCAAGCCCACCACAGGTTCACAGCCCAACTCCAGAGATTAGCAGCAAGGGAACTGTAGCCTCAGACCCTCTCCACCTCCATGCCTGGCCTTTCTTTCACACCCAACCCTCCCAGCTGTCATCTTCCGGTcatctgctttccttcctttagcTGATCCATTTCCTCTTGCCCAACCAGCCCTTTCCCTCAGTCCctattctcccttctttttcctccttcctctagccatcacctctccaccccctcctcctgtgCTAggacacaaacacatacacacagttttTCGGACAATTTagcctttatttttgaaaataattctgtagCTTCAACTTTCTTCCATGAACCGAGGTCAGGCCAGaagcaaaaacacacacattGCTCTCCAACTTGCCATCCTCATCCTAATCTGAGCAGATAAGGATATGCCCCGGAGACAGcggagggaggcaggagccatCCTGCTTGGCTGTTCTACCTCACCCTGGGAAGGCCACCAGAAACCACAACCTTTAGGGAGGAGCCTGTGCACCAAACCCCAGGGGAAAAGGGACACAAGGAGCTAATCTCTCTTCCACAAAGCCAGCATGAACCTCCTAGAGCAAAAGGGAAGGGATCAATTTTTAGAAAGGTCAGGATCCAGGaacagagtctgtttctttgagGCAGGATGAGGGAGGTATGTCCCAGCACACCAAGGCTTTCCCCCTACCACCTTTCCCCCAACTTCTGCAGACAAACTGAGGAGACGTCTTGCTTTCCCCCTTCAACTTCTCATCTTAGAATCACAAATTGTTAAGCTGCAAGGAAAGAAGAGCAGAAAGGAGGTCAGGGATAAGGAGAAGGGTAGAAGAGAAATAAGAGTAGGTGGCAGTAAACCCTGAAAGCCTAACAGCTCCACCCAGACTCTGATGATGAAACCCCTTTGGTTAGTTTCATTTTGGCCACAGATAAGTCCCCTTTTCAAATAACCCAGCAACCCCTCAAATTGGGGGAaggtaggggtggggagcaggtatAGGAGGTGAGCTCACACCCTGGCTGGAAGAGCCGGGACAGGGGAAAGAGAGCTGGTCAAGAGAACTAAAGTTGCTCACCTCTCTGCAGATGCTCTAGGAGAAAACCTGGAACATGGAAGTCTATGGCTCCAACATGCCCAAGTCTCTCCCCTACCACACGGTGGTTTCTTGCTTAATACTGCTCGACATATCCCAGGAAGTTTCCCCTGATGTGATCCACCCCCCTTGAGAATGGGAGAATAACCCTCACCTTATCCTCTGTGCTTCTGAATGCcactcaaaaaaagaagaaaaaaagaaaaaaaaagataaatgtacccaagagagacacacagagagggcGATGCAGCCTAAGGACACGGTCCCATCTCATCCCATGATATGGCAAGGAAGGAGCCCAGGAGGAACAGGCACCGCTAATTCCAGCTAGGATCATAGCCATCCCAGGTCTGTGGGGGAGCCAGGTGGACACGGCGGCCCCGGAATAGGAAGCTGACAATGCCCCGGTAGCCAGCCCTGGGAACACCAGACTTGAGGTCATCCATGACGCCCAGGGCTTTGGCAAAGGCCTTGAAGCTGTCCCTGCCTGTGTACTGCACCCGCACCTCCCCCAGCTCGTTCTGCTCACTGGTCCTCACTTTCTCCACCTGCAGCAGGGGAGCCCCATAGACACGGGCAAGGAAATCTCGGTCATAGGTCTCCTGCCGCAGATATGAGAGATCCAGCTGGGTGAAGGGCACGAAGTGCTGGTTCAGTTTGATGAACTTGAGGTGCTGGTCAAAGAACTGCCCGTGGCTTACACCCTTGCGGCCAAAGGTCATCGTTCTGGAGATTTCAGGTCGCACACAGGCCCGGCCCTGCCGCTGCTCAGGCCTTCGCATCCAATCATCCCAGAAGGCCCTGGGCCACTTGGGCTCCAGCTCGGCCCAGAGCTCAGCCAACAGCAGCCAGCCCAGGCCAGGAAAGAAGTCTGTGCGGTAGAGCAGCTCTGGCTTGCTCGAGTCCACCATCTGCTCCTTGCCATTGTCATTCCAGGCAGACACACACCAAAGGGAGGGGTCAGCCTTCAGCAGCGGGTAGGTGGCCTGGAAGTACTCGAAGAAGTCTGGCGCCACCTCCAGGTCATCCTCCACCACCACAGCTGCTGAGAACTTGAACCTATGGAAGACCTGGCCCAGTGCCCAGCGGTAGTGCCGTGCAATCTTATAGTAGCCCTGGAACTTGCGGTGGTCGGGGGGCACCGCAATGTTGCTCAGGTCTGGCTGCCGGATATGCGTGACAGCACTGCCATAGGAGGCGATGACCTGGGCTGTCTCCTCGTGCCCGCAGTCCTGGCTGACGATTATGGGGAAGTGCTCAGCCGAGGGCCGGTAGTGCAGCAGCTTGTCCAGGCAGCGCCGGACAGTGCTGCGGTCACAGGCAATGACCAAGATGGGGATCACGGCTGGTGGTGAGGACACAGGCACACGCGGTGGAATGGGTGGGGCAGCAGTGGGCACCCTCCACCTCTGGCTCCACCGAGCATGATGCTCCCTGATCTGCTGCAGCAGCCCCCTCTGCCTTTCCAACTCCACCTGCGCGTCCTCGGCCAGGCGGATCACCTCGCGGGTGAGGCTGGCGGGATCATCATCCAGAGAACTGTCAGAGGGCAGCCGGCCAGGCGCTGGGCGTGtccagaagaaaagaagcagCAGGGCATTCCAGGCCACAAAGAGGATGGCGCCCCACAGCACAAGCCCTGCAGACTGCTTCTTCAGCATCCTGGCCCCCGAGGGGGTGGCAGGCAAGGGTGGGGCTCAAGGCTGCCCTTGGCTTGCCTAGTTCACTTCCACAGCTCTAGGGATGCTTTCTCTGGACCTCAGGATTAGGAAGCAGCCATGCAcctgagaagacagagaaaaccaaTCTTCATCACAAAAGCATGGGGCTGTCCTAGGGGGAGGAATGCaggatgggagaggagggagcccaGGAGGTGGACTCCAGAGCTCTCTTAGAAAAGAACAGCCCATCTCCTAATCTGGGATGAATGGGGAAGGACAACATACTCTCCTCACTCCAAAAGGAGTCCATGTGTCCTCAGAAAAGCAATGTGGTTTGAAGGGAAAGTAGAAAGTGATGTTGTAAAGGAGGAAGCAAGGGAACCCCACTTTCCCTTCCATACCTGACAGATTTCATTTCCATCTTCCATCCAGAGTTTAGGGGCAGGAGTGGAGGGGAGACCATCTGACTCTCATTCCTCAAATCAAACTGCTCAATGATTATTGATTTAAAAACTCTAATATCACACCTCTGGGCTAAAATCAACACCCTACCTAAAAAGGAAGCACTAGAGACATTCCTACAAAGGTCAGGGGCAAACTAAGCTGCCCACCATGTATATGACTAACATTCTGCTACAGGGATCAGCCAATGTGAATGGGctacagaagaaaaaagcagaagtggaaaaagaaacatgACTATCTCTATTTATTGCTACTGTAAGAATATGCCTGGAAAACTGTAGAGAATTAATGATAAAACCACCCCAAACAACTGAATAACtgagcaaagtagcaggatataaacattaacatgcaaaaataggcttcagataaacaaaaaataactcattAGAAGAAACAATGGATGAGAAAATCCTATTTACCCTAGCcatgaaaatgataaattaagaataaacttaagaaatattcAAAACCTACATGAACAAGATGATAGGTCCTGAAAGACACAAGAGGACTTAATATCCCTTGTTCTTAGTTATGACACCTCAACATCatcaaaatctgaataaaaatcaattttctggGAGCTAGACAAAATGACACTAAAgttcatgtgaaaaaaataaacatacaagatctagaaaaataatgaaaatgaggtGTGAAAAAGAGACTAGCCCTACCAGCCATTAAAATACTACATATTACACAGCTTCTATAATTAAAactatgtgaaaaataaactcaaaatggataaaggacctgaatgtgagacaggaaaccatcaaaaccctagaggagaaaacaggaaaagacctctctgacctcagccgtaccacccccaaaggcaagggaattaaaagcaaaaatgaactgttgggaactcatgaagataaaaaccttctgcacagcaaaggaaacaatcaacaaaactaaaaggcaaccaacggaatgggaaaagatatctgcaaatgacatatcggacaaagggctagtatccaaaatctataaagagctcaccaaactccacacccaaaaaacaaataatccagtgaagaaatgggcagaaaacatgaatagacacttctctaaagaagacattcggatggccaacaggcacatgaaaagatgctcaacgtcactcctcatcagggaaatacaaatcaaaaccacactcagatatcacatcacgccagtcagagtggccaaaatgaacaaatcaggagactatagatgctggcaaggatgtggagaaacaggaaccctcttgccctgtgggtgggaatgcaaactggtgcagccgctctggaaaacagtgtggacgttcctcagaaaattaaaaatagacctaccctatgacccagcagtagcactgctaggaatttacccaagggatacaggagtactgatgcataggggcacttgtaccccaatgtttatagcagcactctcaacaatagccaaattatggaaagagcctaaatgttcatcaactgatgaatggataaagaaattgtggtttatatacacaacggagtactatgtggcaatgagaaagaatgaaatatggccctttgtagcaacgtggacggaactggacagtgtgatgctaagtgaaataagccatacagagaaagacagataccatatgttttcactcttatgtagatcctgagaaacttaacaggaacccatgggggagtggaagggaaaaaaaaaaaaagagagagagagaggttagagtgggagagagccaaagcataagagactcttaaaaactgagaacaggggcgcctgggtggctcagtcggttaagcagccgacttcggctcaggtcatgatctcgcggaccgtgagttcgagccccgcgtcgggctctgtgctgccagctcagagcctggagcctgtttcggattctgtgtctccctctctctgaccctcccccattcatgctctgtctctgtctcaaaaataaataaacgttaaaaaaaaaaaaaaaaactgagggctgatggggggtgggaggaagggggggggtgggaggaaggggggggtgggaggaaggggggggaggaagggggggtgggaggaagggggggtgggtgatgggtattgaaaggggcatcttttgggatgagcactgggtgttgtatggaaaccaatttgacaataaatttcatatatttaaaaataaataaataaataaaactatgtgaTAATAGTAGGTAAATAGATTATCCAAAGGAATACaatttaaattacagaaatagaTCCCAAAACATATAGAAACCTAATATACGATACAGGTGATATTTAAAATTACTAGGGCAAAAAATGTCTTATTAAGAGTGTAATAACAACTATATagctatttggaaaaataaaattacatctgTGCAAAAGAATAACTTCCAAGTGGATTAgagatctaaatataaaaaatataactatacaagtgctagaagaaaatatgggtcAATTCCTCTATAACCTGGGTAGGGAGAAAGGCTTTCTAAGTATGATTCAAAATCTAGAtgcagtaataaataaaacatttttgcatGATAAAAACACCATTAGCCAAGTCAAAAGACAAACTGGGGAAGAATATCTgcaatatacacacaaatatacaaataaaaagccAATACCCTAAGAGACAAAGAACTTTTACACTGAGGAGGTAAAAAGCCAAAACTCTGTCTTTAGACAAGGGCAACTCACAAAAAGATACTGAAATGGTCCttacacatatgaaaagatattcaagtTCACTTAtaacagaaaaatgcaaattaaactatATTAAGAATTTCTCACCTATCAGACACAAAAATTCAAACCCTTGTCCTTGTATTAAGAGTGTCAATTGAAAGAcacaagttcttaattttaatgataatcAGTTATCAggggtttttatcttttatggatcatgccaTTGGCattgtatctaagaaatctttgcccaaATCACAAatatctttccttgttttcttttttaggttttatagttttaggttttacatttaggttcattttgagttaatttttgtatatagtatgagGTATGGAACTAATGTCCTTTCAGAGCATTCTGGCAGTTTGTTAAAATGCTAAACAGAAGACAACCATACCACCAAGTCCACTCTTATATATAtagtcaagagaaataaaaacacatgtccATACAAAAATTATCTGGAATGTttttgcagctttattcataatcgccAAAAACTGGGAGAAACCCAAAGGCAATCAACAGAGGAatatggataaacaaattgtggtttacctgcaaaatggaataatatatagtaataaaaaggaataaactactgatacacacaacaCATGGATTAATCTCAAAATAACTGTGATATGTGAATGGACAAAAAAAGAGCACATACACTGATTCCACttaaataaatctccagaaaatataaaataatctataGTAGCAGAAAGCCAATCGATGGTTGCCTAGGCATGGAGACAATGAGGACAGTGAGGGGAGGTATCACAAAGGAACAAGAGGAAACTTTGCGGGTATGGATGCAATTtattctatgtcaattatacctcaataaaactttttctttaaaaaaaaaaaggcaatattgGGTTAAATGACAAAATTGGAATATAGACAAAGTATCAGTGTTGATCAACTGAGAGCCATACTGTGGTCATGGAAAATAATATCCCAATTCTTAGGTAAATTAGATTGAAGTAATTAGGAGAGCCAAGAAAGCAActtctcaaatggttcagaacaCAAATATCatgtatacagagagagagagagagagagagagatcaaatgCATCAAAATGCTAATAGGTGAATCTGAGTAAAGGGATTAAAAGTGCCCttataccattttaattattgcaccttttttgtaagtttgaatttatttccaaataaagtttcTTAAAATCGATATGGGGACATGGCCCAAAGTTCTGACTAGCTTTGTCCAATATAGCCCAAGTTAGGCACATCAGTAGGGGCAACTAAAACAATCCCTTTGTCCTGAACTCCCTAATCATTCAATGACATGTATCACACACCTGCTGTCTGCCAGGCTTTGGGAAGGGACTGGGACACACATCTTACAAGAAAAAGGCATGGTCCTACCAACCCTCTCACTCTATCAGAACCCACTATTTGGAAGAATCTACCACACCCTCCAATTCCCAGGTAGCTGCCATAACAATCCACACAACTCTGTCCCTGGCCTTCCCACTTCTGGTCTATACCCTTCACATCCTAAAGCTTCAGGTATGTGCCCTCTTGTGCCCTGCTGCTCTGCCAGCTACCCCTTGCCTCACAGCCACCAAAAAATCTGGGCTTCTCTGCTAGTTACCCTTTGCCTCACAGCCACCAAAATCTCAGATTCCAGATCTCATCTCTGTACTTCTGGGCTCTTGAGCAGGCAGATCCAGTGTTAAAGGACCAAAGTATTGATCCTGAAGGGTCTCTAAAGGAAcctagattctgtctcccttctggGGGGACTACCCCAGTCCCTGCCAGCACCACCACCACATGTTGTCCTCTGAGAAACCATCTACCCCACAACTCCATAGCACCAGTCTCCTCAGAAAACTCAGGTCCATTTCCGTTTTACTGTATCATTAAATTCCCATGTTGTCAGTGCTCATATACAAATCAAGGTTtcctagaaaaagagagagacaacagatTTCCAGTTTCTTCCTTGCTGCCACAATGTGGTCCATGTTGGAACTTTCCCTCCAATCTTACGGCCAGGATTCCCTATCCCCCAAATAGGGAGGTATTTCTCCTGTCTCCTAACTGACTAGGCAGGAAAAGTCTTTAGAtaaagggatggaggaaggaaaagagactgaattcTATCATCTGAAATGTTACCTCAAGGCTGGAGGAGCAGAACCATCTCTGACTTATCCATGAGCCACC contains the following coding sequences:
- the MGAT1 gene encoding alpha-1,3-mannosyl-glycoprotein 2-beta-N-acetylglucosaminyltransferase, with product MLKKQSAGLVLWGAILFVAWNALLLLFFWTRPAPGRLPSDSSLDDDPASLTREVIRLAEDAQVELERQRGLLQQIREHHARWSQRWRVPTAAPPIPPRVPVSSPPAVIPILVIACDRSTVRRCLDKLLHYRPSAEHFPIIVSQDCGHEETAQVIASYGSAVTHIRQPDLSNIAVPPDHRKFQGYYKIARHYRWALGQVFHRFKFSAAVVVEDDLEVAPDFFEYFQATYPLLKADPSLWCVSAWNDNGKEQMVDSSKPELLYRTDFFPGLGWLLLAELWAELEPKWPRAFWDDWMRRPEQRQGRACVRPEISRTMTFGRKGVSHGQFFDQHLKFIKLNQHFVPFTQLDLSYLRQETYDRDFLARVYGAPLLQVEKVRTSEQNELGEVRVQYTGRDSFKAFAKALGVMDDLKSGVPRAGYRGIVSFLFRGRRVHLAPPQTWDGYDPSWN